A stretch of the Ensifer sp. PDNC004 genome encodes the following:
- a CDS encoding phage tail terminator-like protein, with the protein MSTPESYDATHDYLVANWLATPIAFENDGFEPPSDPDYWLLVEMFGDLFAQESIGAETQDANLWREAGQIYVHVMTPRGVGTRVARQYGRQIADLFRGQEIAGVVFRDASIGAGEPGKADGSYFRMTVTIDWQRDE; encoded by the coding sequence ATGTCGACACCCGAGAGCTACGATGCCACGCATGATTACCTGGTCGCCAACTGGCTCGCGACACCGATTGCATTCGAGAACGACGGCTTCGAGCCGCCGAGCGATCCGGATTACTGGCTGCTCGTCGAGATGTTCGGCGACCTCTTCGCCCAGGAGAGTATCGGCGCCGAGACGCAGGATGCGAACCTCTGGCGCGAGGCTGGGCAGATCTATGTGCACGTAATGACGCCGAGAGGCGTGGGCACGCGCGTTGCCCGCCAGTATGGCCGCCAGATCGCCGACCTCTTTCGCGGGCAGGAAATTGCCGGCGTTGTCTTCCGCGATGCCTCGATCGGAGCCGGCGAACCCGGCAAGGCGGATGGCAGCTATTTCCGCATGACGGTCACCATCGACTGGCAGCGCGACGAATAA